TACATTATTTTGTAAACAGCTGAGCTTCTGTGATGCTACTGGAACATGTAGTTTAGTTAGTAGCATTGCTGCACTGCACCctacactggtgtgtgtgtgtgtgtgtgtgtgtgtgtgtgcccgtcCCTGGCAAGGGCACAGGAATTCAGTGGTCAGGTCTCTTAAGTGCAGCTGACAGCAGAGCCGTCCAGGCGTCACGGGGCGGGAGGGAgagggacagatggatggatagagagaggagaggagagcagtcATGCCGGTGCGAAACATACACAATGAGGAGCTTTATGATCAATATGCTGCAGAAGGTGAGACAGTATCGAGATTCGTACAAGCACTGAGCATAAAGAGGTGTGTGTGAGCGTCTCATTTCATTTTTAAGTATCTGTGCCGATCACAGACACTCCAGGACAATGCAAGGTCATCTATAACGGACAGGGCATGTGGGGTGTTTCTGTATGCAGTATGTGTTGTGTGCGTCTGTTTGTGTCGCTGCATGAAGGCAGTGTTGAATGTTATCTTGAATAACTTCTTGTGGCAGGTTTGTTGAGGGTGTGTGCTGCTCTTTTCTGCAGTGTGTACAGGAAGTGGAGGCGCATGTTTCTCTGCGTCTCTGGAACCATTCACTTGTGCTGATGTCATCTTTAAGAGTCGCTCAGTGCTCGGCTGATAGGGCTGTCACCATTATGAAATTAGGCTGACTATTACTTGTCTAAGAAATAATTGCGATTATAATGACTAACTGCTTGTTTTAGGGCTTTTGTGTGATATACAGTCATGTCTTTCACATTTTGCAGATTAGAGCTgtgcaatgtttaaaaaaaaacactatgtttTGAAACAGAGCAAATTTTTTCAGTTCCTATTTTGACTGTgtatatttaaagggacagttcacaaaaacaatttttttttcttttttttatttactcaccctcaagtagtTCCAGACTTATATGAgtatctttcttctgttgaatatgAAAAAACATATTATGAAGAATGCGggcaaccaaacagttgctggtctccATTGactgagaataaaaaaaatattatggaagtcaatggagacccGCAACTGCCCAcgatcttcaaaatatcttcttttgtgttcagaagtCCTATTGATTTGATTCATCAACAGATCTGGTTCatgagagtcatttgttcatgaatcatgTTCTAATCAGGGGTCAGAGCGGACGGGTGTTTAGCTTTCCTCTAGAAAGGGGGGAACACAGCCAGAGTCCTGCTGAGACTTTTTGCCCTAGTTTTACCCAGTTGGATGATGATGTGATACTAAAAATAAACTGAGAGCGATAGAGGGGGCAGATGGAGGCTATTTCAGGTTTATAATCGGAGGGTTGAACATGAGAGGCGATGAACAAGAGCACAAAGTCATATTTAAAGATTGAGAGGCATAATAGAAGATCCCAATATATCAGCGTATTGATTAAAATTTATATAACATATTTCATAATAAGCAACATTTTCTGTAGTATTTGTACAGATGGCTCCTTAGTATCATggtttaattaatgtttaattaatctaAGTCTATATAAACTCAACTGGCAATTTTCACAAAAATCCCATAGCtattacagtacatttttgtaTGTGAAATCAGTTAATAGTCAGTTATTTAGTGTTTTATATTCAATTATGtctaatctaattaattaaaagcAAATCAGTTGCATTTAACAGATTAGAGCTGGGAGTTATTTCTGCAATTACAGCTAATCTAATTAAATCAGTTTTCAAGACAAATCAAATTCTTTTTATATCTGTAATAGGCAGTGCTTTTATTTAAACACTATTATATTATTAgttatacatattatattatgttttcttTTGATAATTTTAGCACAtaacccttaaaaaaataaaatatatatatatatatttatatatacagtatatgcatgttaaagtttttcatctaatattaatattttatttcaaattaatttcagttaccaataattatttttaatagttttaattgtattttagttaacagtaacggCACTGGTAATAAGATGACGGATCACTCAAGATTGCTTGCCAGAAATCCACGTTTCACTGTAATTGTGTTCTGTCATTGTTTAATGTgattctggaccacaaaaccttgaGTGTCAATTTTTGAGATCTATACAActtctgaaagctgaatacataatctttccattgatgtatggattgttaggatcggacaatatctagaatctgagggtgcaaaaaaataaaatattgagaaaattacctttgaagttgtccaaatgaagatcttagctatgcatattagTAATCAAAAATTAAGGGTTCTTTTGGCTATTGCAAAAAATGTAGCAAAATCCCAGGTCCCTCATTTTGTCGGGTTTTGAAATGTGCAGCACACTGTTTTGCAGTGGTCTCACTTCTGTGATCGTAGAAGTGAACTGAGCGGCCTGACCCCAGCTGAAGCTTTACTGGAGATCAGAGGTCTCCACATGTCTGCTATTACATGTGCATCACTTATCGCTGAGGTTTCTTCATGATGCTTGGGTTATATAAAGTCGTCTGAACTAGACCGAGCGGATCAGTGCATCTGTGGCGTGAGTCATGAGTGTTTGAGGCTTGTTCAGTCCATGTGTTTTGTGTGGTAATGAAGGTTCAGTCAGTGTGTGTTTGGGTCTGGACAGAGGAAGCTGTTGTGCTGTGGTTGTTAGGATGCTTCAGTTGAGTGAAGAGCACCATCTCGGGTAaagacagctgtgtgtgtgtgtgtgtgtgtatgtttaaacCTAATGTGACTGCATTTATTTCAATCCAGGAGCACTCAGGGGACAGTGACTGCTGTAAGGTGCTTcatttctcctcctctctctctgtctctctctctgtctctctctctctctctctctctctctgtctctctctctctctctcgttccctCTGCAGAATTTCTAGCTGTTGGCTCCTCTTATCCTCATAATGACTCTAACAGTCTCTCTGAAGGTAAAACTGATGCTTTACCTGTCTATGTCCCACTTCCATCTGTTTACAGTTCTCCTGTCCTTCCTAGTCTCTGCTTCTATTTTAGTATTTGTATTTAGCTAGTGTTTGACCTCAGGATACCAGCATGTGTCCTTGAGCCATCTGAAACTcacattaaaggggtcaaatCATGGAAAACATTTATTGAAACTAAACTCAACTATgagcacattcacacaaactcctATTACGTATTAAAGACTTGGCATTGTTACTCATTTCACATGCGAAGATGTTAGCCAATCATACTGTAACAAATCTTATTTGCATGAAGCCTGAAAGGTACAGTGGCCAAACcagtttatttaataatgtatggTGCAGCGAGCAGGTTGTCTGTCCATGCTGAAAGAGAAAATGCTGCTCGATGCGACAAAATCATGTCTTGCCGATTTCAAATCTGTTTGGGATGGCTAGGATTTATTGCTTGTCAATATGGAACAGTAAAAAAATCATGTAAATGAGACATGGTTAAATAGCTTTTGATGCAATGTTGACAGGAATTATTAGTTTGACttaaggaaaaaataaaggagctgGGAAATCTCTAAGACCTCTTTAAAATTCTAGTGATTATAATATGCAGGAGAGAGCCGTCGGTCGTGTAGAGTAAACTGACTTTAGATTAACATCCATGTGCAcgactgttcaaaagtctggggttggGAAGAGTTTTTCttctcaccaaggttgcattaatttgatcaaatatacagtaaaaaaaaaaaaaaagctgaattttcagcatcattgttATCACATGAACATGCTGTAGGTTTCTAAGTTTTTGCCATAAAAATGCTGACATggcactaaaaataaataaatgacttttgaacagtagttgaGTGCCTGCAGTTAATAGTGAATCTGAATGCAGATGTGTTTGAATGCACTTTGGGTTTGTGCATGATGTTACTGCAGTGTCAGGAGGTGTGTGTTCGTGTATTGCATGTGTAGGGCTTGCCATATGGCATGTGGGTGTTTTTACAGCttcctgttttgttgtgtttgtttagttttttacacGCATTCACATTGATCTTGTGttgtctgtgtctctctcaccGTAGTCCTCAGCGCTGAGCAGGTGGAGCAGATGACCAAGACCTACAGTGACACTGACGTGGTCACACACCTCCTGGCTGAAGTGAGTGATCGCTCAGCAAACTGTGAGAAAATCATTTGTCTAGTTTGTTTTGGTTAGTAACAGCTCTTGACTTTACGGTGTCGTCCCGCAGAGGGATCGCGACCTGGAATTGGCGGCTCGGATCGGTCAGTCTCTCCTACAGAGGAATCACGTGCTGCAGGAACGAAACGAATCTCTGGAGGAGCAGCTAGCGCAGGCCCTAGACCAGGTACAGCATGCTTTGACACGAGAAATTGAAGCTAACTGTGTATAAGCTGGCTTCAAAGTCTTCCATGTCATCGCTCCGTCAGGTTCATCAGCTTCAGCATGAGTTGGCGAAGAAGGATGAACTCCTCCGTATGGTGGCGAGCGCCAGCGAGGAGAGCGAGACCGACTCCAGCTGCTCCACGCCGCTACGTCACCCCGTGCCCGCCGGGACCGCGCTCGCCCTCAGCCAGCTGGACGCCCTCCAGTCCAAACTCcaggagctggaggaggagaaCCTGTCCCTGAGATCAGAGGTGCGTCATGGGCTCTGGACGATGTTTCTGAAGCGGAAGGCTTTTATGAAAGCGTGACCTCTTGATTTTCTGTCTATTTTCAGGCCTGTCACCTGAAGAAGGAGACCATTACTTATGAGGAGAAAGAACAGCAGCTGGTGAGCGACTGTGTTAAAGAGCTACGTGAGTATCTGCATCGACCTTCAAGCTCCTAATTTAAGTTAAACTGAGTCTGTGTACTGTCTACAAGCAGCATCATAAACCAAATTAAACCTCATTAACTTTGTCCTACACAAATGGACTGTAAAGGACCTTTTTGTCTGTTACAATACATTCTGTGATTTTATAACAAAATACATGCAACTGCTGTTGATTTTTGCCTGTGTGCAATTGCCGGTGACATTATCCGGTCCTGAGTGTGACGCTGCACATGTGCTGAAGTTTAGTTTGCAATGCATCTTGTGCACATGTAAACGATTAGATGAATCGGATTGCTTTAGGGTTCATATAAAGAGAAAGCGGATTGGATTTATTGCGATTGTTGTGCTTGTTAATATACGTGTTGACTGCTGTAGGTTTATTTCTTCGGTGTTTTTGATTAACAGGGGAGTCAAACAGTCAGATGGTGTCTCTGGCGGATGAGCTCTCCCAGAAGAACGAGGAGTTAATGAGACATCAGGAGGAGATCGCACAACTCCTCTCACAGATCGTCGAGCTCCAGCAGAGAGTCAAAGAGGTCAGGATGCATGCCttatttaacacttttattcagcaaggatgcattcaattgatcaaaagtgacagtacagacatttataatgttacaaaggatttctATTACAAGTAAATCCTGCTCTTTGGAACTTTCTATTAAtgcaagaatcctgaaaaaaatcacggtttgcacaaaaaaataaactgttttcaatattgataaggAGAAATTATTCTTGTgcagcaagtcagcatattagaatgatttctgtaggatcatgtgaccctgaagactggaggaatgatgctcaaGAAAGGAAACTTGAATTTTACTGTGTGTATAATTGCGtatgtctgtgtttgtttctcaGTTGGCACTAGAGAAAGAAGAGCTGAGAATTCACCTGCGAGCCTCGAAGGAAGCACAGCGCCAGCTCACGGTGGAGGTAAAACTCCACAAATTTTTAGTTTTGTGtatccagtgtttagttgatcctgataagcgctcgtcgtcacagttgtaaactcagtggctttcttctttcgtgagggggtttggcaccaAAGCATTTTTGTTTCCAGGCTGAACATTAAGGAACGCGAGACACACGTCTCCCGGAAATCCTGTgtaattcaaccaatctgatgacgaTTTCAACACTCCTGAAGTTTTTCaatttttgtgtcccatatgcatcagatgtttagccaacggtccatgagcatgacgtctgaggctgagactatgtGTCTGCCAATCTGGATTAACACTGATCATTCTGATTAAAACTGTGAAGTTTTAAGATTAATCTGCTTGCTTAAAGCATTTTAGGTATTAAAGTTTTAAGACAAAGCAGCTTAGGCACTGTGACTTGGAAAAGGCCATAAACTCATGTAACTTCATTCCTTCATGCTGTGTGTCCGTCTTATCATTGCACTTCTGAAATGTGTCCATAAAGCCTGGAGTGTTATAATACATTACAGCACAGCGCTGGTTAATAAATGCAGTGTCCATAGTGACCTGGAAGTGTTATGGTGATCATGTCAGTAATCTCATGAATGTCAGGATATTGAACTCTCTCTGCTGTAGGCTTGGCATGATAACACATtttttgcgataataaattgtcCCAGACATAACTGCAATAAACAATATCGTTGtgatttcaaaaccattttatgAAACGCATCTAAACACAGTGGGAAATATCAAAACGATCAGGTTCGTACAATTAGTGGATAAAGTGATTATGGCCTGCTCTGCTGTATTGTGAGACATCCCAGCGTcccgtgtctgtgtgttttagcTGAAGGAGCTGTCAGACACGAATGCCGAGTGTGTGGGAATGTTGCACGAGTCTCAGGAGGAGATTAAGGAGCTGCGCAGTAAGAACATGCCGTCTGCAGACCTGCGCAGACACCTGTCGTACGGACTCTATCCTATGGTGAGAACTCTCTGTCACATCTGTTCTTAATACGAGCCGGTTCAGTAACCTGCACATGCAATGCCTTGCTAGATATTCTTAATGCATTCGAATTCACATCCCAatctattatatattttcataattataaagATTATACTTTATAAGTGCATGAAATTTGGTGGTGattgtgtgttttaatgcattggaATAATTaggcacatttaaataaatatgagaaaAAGAATGGATgtgtatatatgattatattattattattattgcattaattatTACAATGTAACAATAGTGGTTTCagttatttgcatatatatatatatatatatatatatatatatatatatatatatatatatatatatatatatattagtatagaCATGTATAGTATATAGACGTGTTTGGTTGATTTAATTGTATTTCAATGAAATTTcttgtttacttgttttattttgttgtattttttgtttttcttttcattctatttcattgtttatttaatttttatttaattttattgttcgttttacttttttgttattgaattgtattcataattttttgtgttattttgttttcatataatttcgttttttttttttcatttttcagtatttttgtttattttattatattttttacatattattttatttgtattttatatttcatttatttttttacttttatttgtttttaaataacacatttatttctGCATGAGCCAGTCTCTGTCTCTTTGCTTTGGGTTTACAGGTATATAATCATTGCTCGTTTTTTCTGTCCTTCAGGATTCTTTGGCAGCTGAGATTGAAGGTAGTATGAGAAGAGAGCTGAGTGTAGAAGAGGAAATGGTCTTTCAGGACCAGAGGTAATGCTTACCATTCATACACAGAGTTATGTTTATAATAGTCATTTTTCCTTCAGCAGgactgacctttgacccctgtcTGCTCTGTCTGAAGGTCGACCCACAAGCGTGTGTTCCAGACGGTGCGGTCTGTCAATCAGTCGGTGATGAGAGCAGCTGCCTCAGTGCCTCCGATCCCTGGCTCCGCCCACAGCGGCCTGGTCATGACCCCAGCGCCCTATCAGTCACACACACCCAACACAGAGGAGCGAGCTGGAGACGTGGACACCACCAAGTGAGAGTGACTGCACAATGTGGTTATACCCACAATGCTTTAGTGTGTTTCCAACACGCATCTTGTGTGTGCTGCAGAGAGAACTCTCATCTGGGTCAGCCCAGCTCTCCCGGGGGAAACAACCTCACGTCAGCCCTAAACCGCCTCTCCCTGCGGAGGCAGAACTTCCTGTGTGAGCGACAGTTCTTCCAGGCCGAGAGAGAGCGGAAGCTGGAGTCTGAAGAGGGCGGGACCAGCTGCAGTTCACCAATGGGAAGCACCGTCTCGTCTTTCACCAACCTATCAGAGTTCTCCTTCTCCTCCAGCTGTTTCAAGACATTTCTGCCTGAAAAACTGCAGATTGTTAAACCAATGGAAGGTGGGTAGAGGATAGTGTGGCATGTACCTTTTGGTGTATGTTGATTTAAACAAAGTCTTAACAAATCCCTGTTCGGACAGTGAGCATTTCCTCTACCACTTTAAGGTTTAattcattaacattacatttacatttacatttacatttattcatttagcagacacttttatccaaagcgacttacagatgaagacagtggaagcaatcaaaaacaacaaaaagagcaatgatatataagtgccataacaagtctcagttaggttaacacagacagtacacgtagcatgggattttaaattatataataaataaaaagaaaacagatggaataaaaaaataaaagaatagagcaagctagttagaggtctttacacatacacacacacatacatatacaattgcataataaatgaaaagaaaatagaatacaaaaagattagaaaggtagttagatttttttaaagaatagaattagaatagtaattaattaacattagttaataaatgAGTCTCAgcatattaaatgttatttttagataatttattaatgtagtttattgtctaaatatattattgttaatgtttgctcataaaatatattaatgttgaattatttaatgcatttaatttataacatttaaaactgattgaTGTATTAGAATACAGTACACCATTCCAAAGTTTAAGGTCAGTAAGATCTTTGATGTTTCTGAAAGAACTCTCCGTGTCCGAAcctggcgtgtgtgtgtgtagaaatacacatttacacattattgTAGTGCATCACTGTTTCTTGAGTTTTTGTTCCTGTTGGTTTGATCTTCAGGTTCTCTGACTCTTCATCACTGGCAGCAGCTCGCTAAACCCCACCTGGCCACTATTCTAGACCCCCATCCAGGGGTAGTTACCAAAGGCTTCCGCCCTCTCCCTCAGGACAGTGTTCACCATCTGACTGACCTCGAAGAGGACGAAGACCAGGAGAGACTGGCGTGGGAACATAAGAGAAAAGAGAAGGAGCCACAGGATGCTGAGATaaaagaggaagatgaggaggaggaaggaaTCACGTTTAATGTGCACTCATCATCAACTCCGGAAGAGATAGGAAAGAGGAGGTGTGTCCAAAGCCCAGCTAATGTCCCTCCCCTTCCTGCATCCCTCAGGAATTCCCCTGTGCCCGTAGCAACGGCCATTTCCTTAGCAACAGCAGTTAACCTGACAGCCAGCGCTGCTCCTGCGGTTAGTTCAGGAACCTCAGCATCAGCACCTCCACAGTTTCAATCTGAAGCGCCCTCTACAGGTAAATAACTGTCACTTCAAACTTCCATTTCCTGTATAATAATGAATGTATATTGATCacttttagtttatttgtttagctATAAATCCTGGGAAATATCAGAGCTCCACTTTTTCCACATACACCTTCACTACCTGCCGGATCCTGCATCCTAGAGACAGCACACAAGTGACAGCCAGGTACAACATCTTATCGATCACCTCTAATGAACAGCAGTTCAAGGGTGTGAATCATCTGAGAACTGTCTTCATTTTTGCACATCTTTCCTTTAGTAAGGAACCATCAGATTTTAGTATGCAAGTGAGTTTAAGACTGGTTTGTTAATGCGTGCAACTAGCAAGGTTAACGAACGAgaattgtctgttttttttttttaaatggatcgtttattttttattatcaattattttattatttttttatttttatttacgggtttggaacgacatgggggtaagtgattaatgacaaaactttcattttggggtggagtatccattTAACCTTCCTTAACTCTGTTAATATATATAATGGCTGTTATTGATaggaaaaaatcatttattttatttaaatatttttttattttattttagataagatattatatataataacatttaatataattgatTAATTTACTTAGAGTTGCTCtcaattatattatacatttaatatatatatatatatatatatatatatatatattctgtatgaatgtgtgtaatttgattgtttttatttatttattattcattaaatttttttattctgatgcaTGGATGTGTTTGATCATATCACACTTTTCTTTCTGTGTATCAGCTCTGCCTGTAGTCCTTCTGTGAGTGATTACACCCCGAGTTCTCTCCGGACCGGTCCCAGCACTCCAGTCACACCCTGTAGATTGAGTCTGGGCGATTCTTTCCCTATTCGCCGTCCTGCAGCGCCCCCTGGTGGTCTCGCCAAGCTCCTGCTGGAGAAAGGCATCTCTGCTCAGGGTCCCGCACCTGTGGCGGCACCCAAAAAGCCTCTTTCTCTACGTCTTCTTCCCAGCACTCCTCAAAACTCCCCATGCCCCTCCCCTGTGCCCTTCGACTCCCGATCCACCTCTTCGGACAACTTCTTGGCGTCCCGTCCCGCCGAGCTCTTCCTGCAAGACGTATACGGGCTGAAACTCGGCCGTGCCCCGCGACCGGATCTCCTCAGCCCTGAACAACCCCCTCATGGGCAGTCAAACAAACCCGACTGCCACACTGTCAACCTCATGGAGCATCTTCGCAAACTAGGCTTGGATAAAAAAGTCATCCAAGGGTCAGACGCCGAAGGCGCCCATCCACAGGAATCTGCCACCTTCCTAGCAACAGGAGGAGGCAGCTTATTGGATGGGCTTCGGCGAAATCAAAGTCTGCCTGTCATGGTTGGCCGGCGTAGTGCATCCGTCTCCAGTCCGTCCCGTCCTGTTCCGCCCCCTCACCCTACTTCCCTGGCCCTTCCTACTCCACCATGGGGGAACTTAAACGAACCGCGGCGCACACGTAGACACGCCTCCCTTTCTCAGGCCCCGCCCTACCTGCATAATTCATAAGGATGTGGGCGTGGTCTCCGACCAACAGGAGTAACTTTATATCTATCCCTCGTATCCTTTATTTAACCATCTGTTCCTTGGAAAAAGAGGCCGAAAGACATTTAAGGTTGttttaaagcacaaaaatgaagtTAAAGTGTCTTGTTGCAATGTTTATGAGAAAACGCAGATTTTAAAGGCCTTAAAGCACTCAAAAGGAAAGAGAGACTTCTAATCCCATTCTTCTCAATCTAAAGTTCTTTTTCCTTTATTGTTCATTTATGTCCTTTCATCCTTCATTTAGTTTCATTAACAAGTCCTCACACTTAGATTCTGTCTCTTGAGGCTGTGGAGCTGTGAAGTGGTGGAGAGAGCAGACAGGAAAATGTATGTGTAGAAAGATGTTGAACGTTGAATCGATGGAAGGAAGGATGTTAAAATGAAATGCTATAAAGGACGGGAGATATGAGGGTTTCTGTAGGTTAAAAGTGAATTAATGGTCACTTTGATTCATCCTAGTGAATTATAGAAACAAGATTGAGGTGATGAACACAAACAAGAATGGAGTATGGCAAGTGAAATGGATGGTCGCATCTCCACAGCCTCATTTTAGGAGTTTGTCTTGATTCTTTCAGCAGTTCCTGAGAGTTTCTAGCATTAAAGATAGCTAAAGCTTTTTAGACATTTAGTAGGACGTTCACCTGCCCATATATCTTTTATTTGTGCGTCATTACAGGTACAGATGAAAGGTCAAAGCAAGCATTTGTGTCCCTGGGCATGCTGGTGTATCTGGACATATGCTCCTCTTATATCTTTGCACTGAATTATCTGGTTATTGGGAAGTTTTGTCACAGAAGAACAGATCTGAAGTGCTCAGGATATATTTGGGTTCTGCTACATGTAACCTTGTTGAAATAATATTCAGGGACTGTATATAGGGGAAATGAGTGATCAGTTCACATGTAGACTCAAAAGGCATTACTGCAGAttatactttacatttatttt
This genomic window from Carassius gibelio isolate Cgi1373 ecotype wild population from Czech Republic chromosome A6, carGib1.2-hapl.c, whole genome shotgun sequence contains:
- the LOC128015228 gene encoding trafficking kinesin-binding protein 2-like isoform X2, producing the protein MFEVKPMSVEKKDTAAGTDESSKVCDGGVGGRGGDSLYLYEGQDWVISPSCSPEEPSAISPVLAEETFRYMILSAEQVEQMTKTYSDTDVVTHLLAERDRDLELAARIGQSLLQRNHVLQERNESLEEQLAQALDQVHQLQHELAKKDELLRMVASASEESETDSSCSTPLRHPVPAGTALALSQLDALQSKLQELEEENLSLRSEACHLKKETITYEEKEQQLVSDCVKELRESNSQMVSLADELSQKNEELMRHQEEIAQLLSQIVELQQRVKELALEKEELRIHLRASKEAQRQLTVELKELSDTNAECVGMLHESQEEIKELRSKNMPSADLRRHLSYGLYPMDSLAAEIEGSMRRELSVEEEMVFQDQRSTHKRVFQTVRSVNQSVMRAAASVPPIPGSAHSGLVMTPAPYQSHTPNTEERAGDVDTTKENSHLGQPSSPGGNNLTSALNRLSLRRQNFLCERQFFQAERERKLESEEGGTSCSSPMGSTVSSFTNLSEFSFSSSCFKTFLPEKLQIVKPMEGSLTLHHWQQLAKPHLATILDPHPGVVTKGFRPLPQDSVHHLTDLEEDEDQERLAWEHKRKEKEPQDAEIKEEDEEEEGITFNVHSSSTPEEIGKRRCVQSPANVPPLPASLRNSPVPVATAISLATAVNLTASAAPAVSSGTSASAPPQFQSEAPSTAINPGKYQSSTFSTYTFTTCRILHPRDSTQVTASSACSPSVSDYTPSSLRTGPSTPVTPCRLSLGDSFPIRRPAAPPGGLAKLLLEKGISAQGPAPVAAPKKPLSLRLLPSTPQNSPCPSPVPFDSRSTSSDNFLASRPAELFLQDVYGLKLGRAPRPDLLSPEQPPHGQSNKPDCHTVNLMEHLRKLGLDKKVIQGSDAEGAHPQESATFLATGGGSLLDGLRRNQSLPVMVGRRSASVSSPSRPVPPPHPTSLALPTPPWGNLNEPRRTRRHASLSQAPPYLHNS
- the LOC128015228 gene encoding trafficking kinesin-binding protein 2-like isoform X1 gives rise to the protein MFEVKPMSVEKKDTAAGTDESSKVCDGGVGGRGGDSLYLYEGQDWVISPSCSPEEPSAISPVLAEETFRYMKFLAVGSSYPHNDSNSLSEVLSAEQVEQMTKTYSDTDVVTHLLAERDRDLELAARIGQSLLQRNHVLQERNESLEEQLAQALDQVHQLQHELAKKDELLRMVASASEESETDSSCSTPLRHPVPAGTALALSQLDALQSKLQELEEENLSLRSEACHLKKETITYEEKEQQLVSDCVKELRESNSQMVSLADELSQKNEELMRHQEEIAQLLSQIVELQQRVKELALEKEELRIHLRASKEAQRQLTVELKELSDTNAECVGMLHESQEEIKELRSKNMPSADLRRHLSYGLYPMDSLAAEIEGSMRRELSVEEEMVFQDQRSTHKRVFQTVRSVNQSVMRAAASVPPIPGSAHSGLVMTPAPYQSHTPNTEERAGDVDTTKENSHLGQPSSPGGNNLTSALNRLSLRRQNFLCERQFFQAERERKLESEEGGTSCSSPMGSTVSSFTNLSEFSFSSSCFKTFLPEKLQIVKPMEGSLTLHHWQQLAKPHLATILDPHPGVVTKGFRPLPQDSVHHLTDLEEDEDQERLAWEHKRKEKEPQDAEIKEEDEEEEGITFNVHSSSTPEEIGKRRCVQSPANVPPLPASLRNSPVPVATAISLATAVNLTASAAPAVSSGTSASAPPQFQSEAPSTAINPGKYQSSTFSTYTFTTCRILHPRDSTQVTASSACSPSVSDYTPSSLRTGPSTPVTPCRLSLGDSFPIRRPAAPPGGLAKLLLEKGISAQGPAPVAAPKKPLSLRLLPSTPQNSPCPSPVPFDSRSTSSDNFLASRPAELFLQDVYGLKLGRAPRPDLLSPEQPPHGQSNKPDCHTVNLMEHLRKLGLDKKVIQGSDAEGAHPQESATFLATGGGSLLDGLRRNQSLPVMVGRRSASVSSPSRPVPPPHPTSLALPTPPWGNLNEPRRTRRHASLSQAPPYLHNS
- the LOC128015228 gene encoding trafficking kinesin-binding protein 2-like isoform X3, with the protein product MPVRNIHNEELYDQYAAEEFLAVGSSYPHNDSNSLSEVLSAEQVEQMTKTYSDTDVVTHLLAERDRDLELAARIGQSLLQRNHVLQERNESLEEQLAQALDQVHQLQHELAKKDELLRMVASASEESETDSSCSTPLRHPVPAGTALALSQLDALQSKLQELEEENLSLRSEACHLKKETITYEEKEQQLVSDCVKELRESNSQMVSLADELSQKNEELMRHQEEIAQLLSQIVELQQRVKELALEKEELRIHLRASKEAQRQLTVELKELSDTNAECVGMLHESQEEIKELRSKNMPSADLRRHLSYGLYPMDSLAAEIEGSMRRELSVEEEMVFQDQRSTHKRVFQTVRSVNQSVMRAAASVPPIPGSAHSGLVMTPAPYQSHTPNTEERAGDVDTTKENSHLGQPSSPGGNNLTSALNRLSLRRQNFLCERQFFQAERERKLESEEGGTSCSSPMGSTVSSFTNLSEFSFSSSCFKTFLPEKLQIVKPMEGSLTLHHWQQLAKPHLATILDPHPGVVTKGFRPLPQDSVHHLTDLEEDEDQERLAWEHKRKEKEPQDAEIKEEDEEEEGITFNVHSSSTPEEIGKRRCVQSPANVPPLPASLRNSPVPVATAISLATAVNLTASAAPAVSSGTSASAPPQFQSEAPSTAINPGKYQSSTFSTYTFTTCRILHPRDSTQVTASSACSPSVSDYTPSSLRTGPSTPVTPCRLSLGDSFPIRRPAAPPGGLAKLLLEKGISAQGPAPVAAPKKPLSLRLLPSTPQNSPCPSPVPFDSRSTSSDNFLASRPAELFLQDVYGLKLGRAPRPDLLSPEQPPHGQSNKPDCHTVNLMEHLRKLGLDKKVIQGSDAEGAHPQESATFLATGGGSLLDGLRRNQSLPVMVGRRSASVSSPSRPVPPPHPTSLALPTPPWGNLNEPRRTRRHASLSQAPPYLHNS